The Trichoderma breve strain T069 chromosome 2, whole genome shotgun sequence DNA segment ACCACCTTATGTAGACTTCGGCTCTCCTGAACATCGCTCCATCACTGCGGCTTTGcatttgccatcatcgcGGCCTCGACACGTCATATCCCTTGCCTCGGCCTTTCTGGAGCCGCCTGGGCGATACCCCAGCCGCTGTATCGAGAAAACCCGCTGAGTCGCATCTCAACctccatcaatctccttaTCCAGCGCTTGGCTACAgatctcatcctcttcataccacatattattattaaaccGCCTCTATATGTTCCGCATCCTCGCACCACATCACTGGCTCGCCTTCCTAGTTGGGCCTCGTCTTCCCCCCTTGTGTATCTTCGTTGCATTCATTCGCGGCACCCCCAGCCTAAACGAACACGCATTTGCGGGCACACACGCacaaaaaagagggcaacTCGGACGTCTTCTGCGCTAGGAAACTGAACTGACACGCATTGATACTGCGACTGGTCCATGCCGCCAAGAGTGACAGTAATCCCACCTCCGTCGTTGAATGTCTTGGGCCATGTCGTCGCTACTCCCCATCATCACAGAGATCCTGCCCATGATACTGCCTTCTACCACTGAGGTGACCCATGCGGACCAGCTCAAACCCATGCTGGATAATGAAGGACGCTCCATCCGAGATTCCGCCATTGTCGGTAAGTGTGACAAGATGTGTGCTTCGGGTGAGTTTTCTCCTTGGCCCTTGGAAGAAGCGTGCCCAAAACTGCGTTGTaactctctttttttctcggacAGTCCTTCGCATACCCCCCAACTCTTGGTCCCCAATTCACCACAATAGCGAGCAAGGTAGGTGCCACATCccgctctctctccctctctctaGGGCCCTCtcatccccctccccctctcaAATGCTTTCCCTTGGTTGGTTGGTTTCGGTTTCTGATAACGCCGTCaagacgccatcatcaacgtggTGTCCGGTACCGGGACACTCGTCGTGAAGGAGGGCTTTAAGGGCGAATTGCGACATCACGAGCTTCACCCGGGAGACTTTGCATTCGTCCCGGCTTGGACGGAGCACCAGGCCCGGAATGATTCAGACCAGGATCTTGTTTGGGTCATCACTCAAAGCGGCCCCCGTCCGGTTGGAGCCATCTTGACTGATTGGGGGGGTCAGGAGATCAAGACTATTGAGTGATTCGTTATCGAGATTGGCTCCCGCCTTTGCCAAGACTGCTGCAACGCGTTTCAGCTCTTGCGACTCTATATACTGGTATATTCCGCTAATCCTGCACTGCAATATGATCTGATAAGCCGGATTACCTTTTGACAGTCTGCTGGGGTGTCGAATATCTGCGCATGATCTAAATTGGGGAACATGAGCACCTCCACCTCGGCTGCCTGATTAGCACCTTGAGCTTGGCTGCTTATTCCCGCCACTCCAAGATCAGTCAAGTATTGCGCAACACTAGAGGTGTTGACGAGTATGTCCCTGCCAGCCAAACAGACGGCCACCTTCCGACGATCCCTCGGGTCAGCATTTCTAAAGTCTTCCTTCCATATGATGTTCTCCCGCCAGAAGAAGTGACGGCCTAGACAGCGTGCCACGCCTGGATCTGTGCTGGCGAAATACCATAGCAGCCACTCGTTGGCTTCCCGGGGCTTTCTGCGAGTGAAGTTGTAGGCGACATCGGGGAGATGGAGCATCACCGTTACCGGATCGATTAGCACGACGGACGTGATCATATGCCCGAGACTCTGCGAGTGGAGCATATGGGTGGTTTGCACCGATCCATATGAGTGTGCCGTGACCGTGAACTTGTCCCACTGGTGATGTTCCAATATCTTGGTCATTTGACGCAGAAACTCGGCCTTACCCAGAGGCGGGGAAGTCAGTCGAAAGGATACGGGAAGAATCTCCACAGCAATGACCCCAATACCCTGCCCACCACCAACATCTTTAGCTGCATGTATGTTTGCAAGGAAGTCAACATATGTCCAGAGCCCAACTCCAATGCCGTGGAAGAATACAACGGGGTTGCAGTCCTTGGATGCATGAGGCCGGTACCAGTAGCTCAGCTGCGGAGCACGCGACCGCCGGCTGGTGAATATCTCCTGCGGGCGCGGTGGGAACGTTGCAAGAGCTGCGACGGGTCCTCTGCCATAGaacttgaagccattccATGAAAGGGCCAAGTGTGCGGCCTGATCCACAAGATATATGACCAAGTACCATGTGAGTGATCTATATGTTACCTCGACGTCATCCAAAGTCAGTCGTATGCACTTGGCCGTACCTCGGCCATCGTGGAGAGGGTGTCCCAGTCTCTCTTCAATCTTTGTGATGAAGCTATCCAAATCTCGCGCATCAGCTTCGGAGTGGCCGCCGTTGCTTTCGACGTCTTCCCCCGCCTGGTCGAAGAAACCCCAGAGGAGGAAATCGCGCAGGTTGTCTCGGCAGATATCCTTTAACTCAGCTCCGAGGAACCACCATCGCAGGTACACCTCCATGGACTGGACATTTGCCAGGCATTGGTTGAAGAGAGCCCATCTTTCCTCCGAGGTCAGGGGTGTAGGGTGCACAGCTTTGCGGTTCAGCTGGTGCATATACGGAAGGtagatgaagcagaagaacaagatcTCGGCCAATATCAGACCCCATAGGATTTGAGCTGCATTTGTCTGGCGCGTTTGTTCCCAGCCGTACCAGTAGTATACGGCCGCTAAGGCGGTGGTGTAAATGAACGGCGTATATcggaagacgacgatgaagaggcggATGAGAAGCCGGCCTCTCACACTGTTGCTTATCATCGTTTCGCGGGGGAGAGAGCTCCAAGCTGGGGACGCCACACAGCTACCACTTGGAGAAAAGTATATCGATGTGACGGGGTGACAAGGTGGGATAGGTATCCTCCGATTTTCTTAAAAACTTTGTTTGTCCATGCTGATACAGTTAGAAAGAATGGACGAGGCCTGAATTCCAACTTTGTGTGCCCGAGAACTTTGGCAAACGGGGCCTATGAGCTTCCGATTGGGCATGACGTCAATGTCACCCCAGTCACAAATTTTGCTGGGGAAATACTTGGACCCTGGGGCGACGGGTGTTGGGGTGTTAGTGCGACCCAGCATCGGCTTGAGAGGCGCAAGCCCATAATACAATGAGATTGCGCTCGAATGTTGGGACAAAATTCACTACAAAACTTGACATTCACTGATCAGCATGTGATTTGTTCCCTTTTCTACGCTTAGGGATCGATATTTGCATCATGCAACTGGGTTGGCATTGTACCGGGCTGATTTCTGCCTCGGGATCTACCGAAGCTCAATCAGCACATGCCATCATATTCACCTCGCTTGCTTGCTCAACACCTGACACCGAATACGTCTTGACTTTCCAAAGCCCCATCGAACATCAAGCCTTCAGATGCACATGCTTCAACTAGATTCAAGTTCGTTGCTCGAGTCAGTTATTTACAACACTGAGAACGAGAAGCAAGAATGAAACAGCATGAAACCCGGCCGGTCCACTTCCGCATCCTGAGTTAATCGCAGCAACAGATGGCGCATAATACGCCTGTCTAGGTAGCCCGTGACCTTTGTTTGATCGCTCGTCTTACCTACAGAGACTGTCTAGGCAACGTGATGAGCAATCGTGTGCCGAGTCAGCCGGATCAGCAAAGCTATCTCTCTGCCCCGAGATGGGATATGAATTCTTCCGACATCATGCTTATGATGCAATATTGATGCTTCTTTAAACCTGCTGTCGATTTATATTTACATTAATCGAAGTTCACATGCATCAGAGGCTCGTTGATGCATATTAGATATGAAAGAGATAGTGGTGCTGACAAGGCGCACTTCCAAGCTCCAGCGTTTCATGTTAGTATGGTATTGAGCGGGTGAAACTTTGGGCGACGGAGCTGCTGTGTCATACTCCACGTTGGAATCATTTCCTGTTTGGTATTGTCCAGGAGAAATGCATCCAGATGCGCTTCGGCACccggaagaaaagaatgatgGAAGATGTACCGATAACCAAGGCAGGGAAAAACACACATAGCCACGTTGGGGCAATTCTGACTCCAGGGTAACGGAAGAGCTGTTGACGCGCTTGATTTGCCACCTCACACAAAACAAATCGCACTAAGAAAACCCGTTCTGTTATTAATAGAACTTTAAGGATCTGATGAATGAGCGCCATGAGTGTAAAGCCACAGTCACAGGCATAACTATATGCTCCGAATCGGGCCATCAGTTTAACCACTTCCGAAGTTATATATCCCAAGAGCTTCATTGAGCTGATGAGCGCCATCAATCGTCACACAGCAcatacagcagcagcaaaatgATTGAAAAATACATTCTTCGTGTTACGGCGGGATCGAGCTACGATGAGAGCACTCACGTTGAGGTCCCGGTGAACGAATCTGCGCCCGTGCGCATCAAGAGCGACGTTGCCGATGTCGAGCTCAATGTCCGGATACAGGATTACAAGGGACTGCCGCGTGGTTCGCCATCTACTTCACCATACTTTTCTACAGAGCCGCATGCAAGCAACCAAGACCAGTACAGCATCTCGTTCCGCTTCACGCCACTCAACCCATCCAAGGCAGAGGCTGGAGATTCCGCAGATGATCTTGCCTTGGGAATCAGAGCTGCGGATCTGCAGTTTGGCAATGACTTTGACCGCCCAATCAGAGACAAGCTGCCGCCGGGCTTCAACACTGCCATGAACATTGTCAAGTGGTGGATCGACCCTGGTCTTGATGGCGATGCATATGCGGACAAGCCCTATCTGTACGGCCCTGCGCTTAGCTCATTCAATGTCGTGTCCGTCGGTGCGGGAGTCTTTGACGAGTCAAGAGGCGGTTTGTGGTTCGAGGAGGGAGGGGACGAAAGAGGCAAGAAAATACGTGAGGTGAATAGTGTACCCAAGGAAAGCAAGCCGAGGATGAAATGGGCCTTGTCGGATTCGAACAAGGAGAAATGGATTTGGGAGTATGGGAGGACGTATGGCATTGACTTTTTCAACCCGTATCTCGACTTTGCCAATCTAGCGTTGCGGCTGCCGGGATTCCAGCTTTCCGTTGCGAGATATTTGGGGGCAGAGGCTTTGAGGTAAGTTTGGCTTTGACAtgatttgatgatgagcgATTACTTATGAGTGTGGTGTAGGAATGACGGAAGGCTCGCACATCAGTTGAGATATGTCCTTCGGAATAAGGCGACTGGAGATGTTTATCTGGTCGTCACCTTTGCTTTATATCTCGAAGAGTCCATCAATGAAGATGGGACCGTGAAAACTGCAAACGGAGTAAATGGTATCACCAACGGTCACACGAACGGTCATACCAATGGACACACCAACGGACACGCCAACGGTTATACGAATGGCAACCATGCGAGCAATGGCATTGCAAATGGAGTCGAGACACACGACGAAGACGTAGATTAGAGAGGGGCGGAAAAgcattcttctttttcttccagcaTTTAGATATGACCACTGTATTTGTAAGATAGAGCCAATAGCGATTGATTTCCTACCTGAAGCAACTCTGTAGTGCGAATGTTTGCTCTGCGGTGACTGAGTTCGTCCCTTCAAGTGTCGTGACATCGAATCTTCAAGATGACAGCTTGGTAATAGCCCAGTATATGCGGATAGAGGCCTAATAGCTGCCAAGATGATTTTCCACTCAATCGGTCGTATACATGCAATAATTGCAAGTGCCTCACCGCTTGATTGCTGGTGGTTAGAATAGAGAGATTCAGTGTAAATCTCGTAGCAATTCACGGCTACATTAGCCGAGCGTGGTACACGTGCTTGAGTAGCCAATTGCCAAACAACGGAAGGAGCGA contains these protein-coding regions:
- a CDS encoding cupin domain-containing protein, whose product is MSSLLPIITEILPMILPSTTEVTHADQLKPMLDNEGRSIRDSAIVGKCDKMCASVLRIPPNSWSPIHHNSEQDAIINVVSGTGTLVVKEGFKGELRHHELHPGDFAFVPAWTEHQARNDSDQDLVWVITQSGPRPVGAILTDWGGQEIKTIE
- a CDS encoding alpha/beta hydrolase fold domain-containing protein; translated protein: MISNSVRGRLLIRLFIVVFRYTPFIYTTALAAVYYWYGWEQTRQTNAAQILWGLILAEILFFCFIYLPYMHQLNRKAVHPTPLTSEERWALFNQCLANVQSMEVYLRWWFLGAELKDICRDNLRDFLLWGFFDQAGEDVESNGGHSEADARDLDSFITKIEERLGHPLHDGRGTAKCIRLTLDDVEVTYRSLTWYLVIYLVDQAAHLALSWNGFKFYGRGPVAALATFPPRPQEIFTSRRSRAPQLSYWYRPHASKDCNPVVFFHGIGVGLWTYVDFLANIHAAKDVGGGQGIGVIAVEILPVSFRLTSPPLGKAEFLRQMTKILEHHQWDKFTVTAHSYGSVQTTHMLHSQSLGHMITSVVLIDPVTVMLHLPDVAYNFTRRKPREANEWLLWYFASTDPGVARCLGRHFFWRENIIWKEDFRNADPRDRRKVAVCLAGRDILVNTSSVAQYLTDLGVAGISSQAQGANQAAEVEVLMFPNLDHAQIFDTPADCQKVIRLIRSYCSAGLAEYTSI